A single region of the Candidatus Methylomirabilota bacterium genome encodes:
- a CDS encoding transposase: MGRPLRIEYPGALYHVTSRGNERKKIFLDDSDRIKFLGMLEDYHERYGILIHSYVLMDNHYHLVIETPHGNLVKIMHGLNGGYTGYFNRKCGRVGHLFQGRYTGILVEKDTYLLKVSRYVHLNPVRAKVVKKPELYEWTSYGGYIRRGREVKWVEYGGVLSKFGRDRERARKRYKEFVEEGLKGRGESPFTNVYGQVVLGGEEFKGKIWGLLRGRSLSDDIVERKRFKASPQAADIVRAVARVSKVAEEVIRRRGSRDNTARRVAIYLVKRYSGLSNAEIGKLFGGVYSSAVSKASARLESEMTEDKNLSRLVEVLDSQVKA, from the coding sequence ATGGGAAGACCGCTGAGGATAGAATACCCGGGTGCACTGTATCACGTAACGAGTCGTGGGAATGAAAGGAAGAAGATCTTTCTTGACGACTCGGACAGGATAAAGTTTCTCGGAATGCTGGAGGATTATCACGAGCGGTATGGCATCCTCATCCACAGCTATGTCCTGATGGACAACCATTACCATCTGGTCATTGAGACCCCGCACGGCAATCTTGTGAAGATCATGCATGGGTTAAATGGGGGGTATACCGGATATTTTAACCGCAAGTGCGGTCGTGTAGGCCATCTATTTCAGGGGAGGTATACGGGGATTCTCGTTGAGAAAGACACGTACCTTCTCAAGGTAAGCCGATACGTACACCTCAATCCGGTGAGGGCAAAGGTGGTGAAAAAGCCTGAGCTGTACGAATGGACCAGTTATGGGGGATATATCAGGAGAGGCAGAGAGGTGAAGTGGGTTGAGTATGGGGGGGTCCTGTCGAAATTTGGACGGGATAGAGAGAGGGCACGCAAGAGATACAAGGAATTTGTGGAGGAAGGGTTGAAGGGAAGAGGGGAAAGCCCGTTCACGAACGTTTATGGACAGGTGGTGCTCGGGGGAGAAGAGTTTAAGGGAAAAATCTGGGGATTGCTGAGGGGGCGGTCGCTCAGTGATGACATCGTAGAGCGAAAGAGGTTTAAGGCAAGTCCGCAGGCGGCGGATATAGTCAGAGCCGTTGCCCGGGTGTCTAAGGTGGCAGAGGAAGTGATCAGGCGAAGGGGAAGCCGCGACAACACCGCGAGGAGGGTGGCGATTTATTTAGTGAAGCGATACAGTGGTTTAAGTAATGCGGAAATAGGAAAATTATTCGGGGGGGTTTATTCCAGTGCCGTGAGTAAGGCATCGGCAAGGTTGGAAAGCGAGATGACAGAGGATAAGAACCTATCGAGACTTGTCGAAGTGCTTGATTCACAAGTCAAGGCCTGA